ACAAATTCACGGCAGAGATTCAGGCCCAGGCCAGAGCCTTTCTCCTTGTTGGTTCCATACGTCGTGAAATAGGTTTCTTTATCAAATAACTTGGGAATATTTTCTTTCGGAATACCAACGCCGGTATCTCTTACGGCCACCTTAATATTCTGGTCACTCTGTTCTATTTCCAGAATAATGCGGCCACCCGACGGCGTAAATTTGATAGCGTTGCTGAGCAGGTTTCGCATTACCAGATTTATCATATCCGCATCGCAATACGAAAGTACAGCTCCTTCCATCTTAATTTCCAAATCGATGCCTTTTACTTTGGCATCGGCTTTAATCAGGTCAAGTGAATCCTCAACTAACTCACTCAGGTCAACAACTCCGTGATTGGGTGTTATTCGTCCCTGTTGCGAACGAGACCAATAGAGCAAATTCTCCAGCAGATTGTGCGTGTCACAGGTTTTGTCGCGCAACACCTTCATCACATCGAAGAGCTCTTCCCTGTCGGTAAACTCATCTTCGAGAACCATATCGAAGATAGAGCGCATATTAGCGATCGGTCCCCTCAGGTCGTGACCAATGACCGAGAAAAGCTTGTCTTTGGTTTGGTTCAGTTCCTCGAGTATATTTTTCTGCATCGCCAACATTTGATTCTGCCGGGCAATCTCGGTATTCTGTTGCGTGATTTTCTCATTATCCAAACGCTTCTGAACGTAAGCGTAAATAATCAATCCGGCAACGAGAAGGATAGAAATAGTTAGTCCCAGCAAAGTATTCCCCAACAGTTTTTGCCTTTCCAATTTAGCTTGCTGAAGTTCTATCAGCTGCTCTTTCTTCTGAGTCTCGTATTTCGTCTGCAATTCGGCAATTTGCTGCGACTTCGCCAGACTGATAACCGAGTCACTGTACGACTTGTATTTTTCGTGGTAATACAGAGCTTCCTTGTAATTCTCTAAACCGGCATAAGCCTTCGATAGATTCTTATAAATCCGGGCTACTTCATTGCTCACCCCCATGTCACCAACAATCTTGAGAGCAGCCGAATAATAATTAATGGCTTTTTCGTAGGAACCTACTTTTTCAAGAATAACACCAATATTATTGATACACTGAGAAATACGGCTATGATCATTCATCTCTTTAAATAAGGCCATTGCCTGAAGAGTATGTTCAAACGCAATCGGCATCTTACCCTGTTTTTGCCAAATGACCCCAATGTTCAGCAAACAGTTGGCAACACCTCTTTGATTATCTAGTTCGTCGTATACATTGAGCGCTCGTGCATAATATTGTTTCGCTTCAGTCAGCTTATGCCGCTTCGACGAAATTACGCCCATGTTCACCAAACTAGTTGCTAGCTTGTCTTTAAATCCATTTTTCTCAGCTAAATCCAGGGCGCGCTTATTATAGTCTTCAGCCTCATTAATCAAACCAATAGTGATGTAAGTACTCGCAATGTTAGTCAAAGTCGTAATCAGCGGATGGATAACGTGATGTGCATCGTAGTAATATAGTGCTGCCTGATAATTCTGGAGTGCTTTGACGTATTTTCCTTTTCGGTGAAAAATGCTTCCGATGTTATTATGCGCATGTGCCGCACCATGCTCATCACCAATTTTTTCATAAATAGCCAGAGCCTCTTCGTATGAAGACATTGCCTGACTCAATTCGCCGTCCTGCTGATATAGAATACCGTAGTATTGCCGGGCATCAGCAATACCTTTTTCGTAACCTACACGCGTGGCGTAGCTCAAAATTCCGGGAAGCTGCAACCTAACTGTCTGCGGATCGGAATAAAGATTTTCATCACACGAATTCAACAACATGTCAATTTTATCCCGGTCGGTCAGTGCTGATTTATCAGTCAGCTCCGGCAAATCCTTTTTTGCATCGCCGTCGGCATAAAGCTTTTCTCCTACCAATATAAGGAAGAGAAATATCAACATTCCCGTTAATAGGTTCACCTTCATTGCTCTAACATTTAAT
This Prolixibacter sp. NT017 DNA region includes the following protein-coding sequences:
- a CDS encoding tetratricopeptide repeat protein, with product MKVNLLTGMLIFLFLILVGEKLYADGDAKKDLPELTDKSALTDRDKIDMLLNSCDENLYSDPQTVRLQLPGILSYATRVGYEKGIADARQYYGILYQQDGELSQAMSSYEEALAIYEKIGDEHGAAHAHNNIGSIFHRKGKYVKALQNYQAALYYYDAHHVIHPLITTLTNIASTYITIGLINEAEDYNKRALDLAEKNGFKDKLATSLVNMGVISSKRHKLTEAKQYYARALNVYDELDNQRGVANCLLNIGVIWQKQGKMPIAFEHTLQAMALFKEMNDHSRISQCINNIGVILEKVGSYEKAINYYSAALKIVGDMGVSNEVARIYKNLSKAYAGLENYKEALYYHEKYKSYSDSVISLAKSQQIAELQTKYETQKKEQLIELQQAKLERQKLLGNTLLGLTISILLVAGLIIYAYVQKRLDNEKITQQNTEIARQNQMLAMQKNILEELNQTKDKLFSVIGHDLRGPIANMRSIFDMVLEDEFTDREELFDVMKVLRDKTCDTHNLLENLLYWSRSQQGRITPNHGVVDLSELVEDSLDLIKADAKVKGIDLEIKMEGAVLSYCDADMINLVMRNLLSNAIKFTPSGGRIILEIEQSDQNIKVAVRDTGVGIPKENIPKLFDKETYFTTYGTNKEKGSGLGLNLCREFVEANNGNIAVDSQQGKGSVFYFTLPLAGSRQLADRQFSDV